The genomic stretch ACCGGCTGGGCCTGAGTTTCAGCCTTGTCTATTGGCTGTCTGGCGGGTTCACAGCCCTTGTCGCGGTCTTTTGCCTGCTGGCCTATCCGCAGTTTGAATCGCCCCATCCGCAGAACAAACGCATGGTGCTGCGCCAGCGGTACTGGCTTTATTATGCGCTGCAATTCATGTCGGGCGCGCGGCGGCAGATTTTCGTCGTCTTCGCAGGTTTCATGATGGTCGAGAAATTCGGCTTTACCGTGGCCGATATCACCCGGCTTTTCATGTTCACGCTGCTGGTCAACATGATCGCGGCACCTTTTCTGGGGCGGCTGGTGCAGGTGTTCGGCGAAAGGCGCGCGATGGTCATCGAATATGTCGGCCTGACCGGCGTGTTCTTTGCCTATGGCGGGCTTTATTATTTCGGCTGGGGTGTCGCGCTGGCGACCGGGCTTTATATCATCAACCACATCTTTTTCAGCCTTGCGCTGGCGATGAAGACCTATTTCCAGAAAATCGCCGACCCTGCCGATATCGCCCCCACAGCGGCGGTCGCCTTTACCATCAACCATATTGCGGCGGTGTTTCTGCCCGCGCTTTTGGGCTATGTCTGGCTGACTGATCCCGGCTATGTGTTCATGCTGGCCGCGGCCATGGCGCTGGCCTCGCTCGGGCTGTCGCTGCTGATCCCGCGCCACCCCGGCCCCGGACATGAGACCGTGTTCCAAAGCCGCCTGCTGGTCGCGGCAGAGTAGAAATCGACCAGTCCGCCCCTATATCTGAAGCACAGCACAGGAGCCCGCTATGTTTTTCATGAAAAGCGCCAAATCCGAAATGGTCACGCCCGATGCCGCCCTGAAAGGCCGCGCGCATCCGATCCCCACAGCCACGACACATTTTGTCTATGGCACACCGATCAGCGCGGATGTGCCTGCGGGGATGGAAGTGGCCATGTTCGGCATGGGCTGTTTCTGGGGCGTCGAACGCATGTTCTGGAAACTGGACGGCGTGCAATCGACGATGGTCGGCTATGCCGGCGGCTATACCCCCAACGCCATCTATGAAGAGGTCTGCACCGGCCAAACCGGCCATAACGAGGTGGTGCGCGTGGTCTATGACCCCAGCGTGATCAGCTACGACCAGCTGTTGCAAGTGTTCTGGGAAGGCCATGACCCGACCCAAGGCATGCGGCAGGGCAATGATCGCGGCACGCAATACCGGTCCGGCATCTATACGTTCAACGCGGCACAAAAACAGGCGGCAGAGGCCTCGCGCGACGCTTTTGCCCCGCGTCTGACACAGGCGGGCTATGGTGCGATCACCACGGAAATCATCGACGCGCCGACGTTTTACTTTGCCGAAGATTATCACCAGCAATATCTGGCCAAGAACCCGAATGGTTATTGCGGGATCGGCGGCACGGGTGTCACCTGTCCGATCGGTGTCGGTGCTTGACGGCGCGGTGGTGCGGACCTAAGCCGCACCATCCTTTGCGAAAGCGACAGCCATGACGACCTATACCGCCCTGACCATCATGCCCGGCGAAGATGCGGCCTATGCCCTGTCCGAGGCGCTGGAACAGCTTGACCCCGCACCTATCGGGACTGGCGTGTTCGAGATCGAGGACGGGTCCGGCCTGTGGGAAGTCGCGGCCTATACGACCGACCGCCCCGATGCCGGTGCGCTGGCGGTGCTGGCGGCGCTGCATGGGGCCAAGCCTTTCACGATCTCGGAAGTCCCCGATCAGGATTGGGTCTCCAAGGTGCAGCGCGATCTGGCACCGGTGCCTGCGGGGCGGTTTTTCGTTTACGGCGCGCATGATGCGGACAAGGTACCCGAGGGCAGTATCCCGCTGTTGATCGAGGCCGCGATGGCCTTTGGCACCGGCCATCATGGCACGACATTGGGCTGCCTGCTGGCCTTTGAAGAGGTGCTGGGCATGGGCTTCAGCGGCGGGCGCATCCTGGATCTGGGCTGCGGCACGGCGGTGCTGGCAATGGCGGCGGCCAAGGTGCTGGGCGGGCCGGTGCTGGCCAGCGATATCGACCCTGTCGCCATCGATGTGGCGCGCGCGAATGTCACGGCAAACGGCCTTGCTGGTCAGGTCGATTGCCTTGTGGCGGCGGGCTTTGGCGGAGGTGATCCGCGCATGACGGGTCCGTTCGATCTGATTTTCGCCAATATCCTCAAAGGTCCGCTGATCGCTCTGGCCCCGGAAATTGGCGGCAATACCCGGCCGGGGGGCTATCTGATTCTGTCGGGACTGCTGAATGAACAGGCGGCCGAGGTGGCCCGGGTCTATGCAAGCAATGGTTTCGATCTGTGCAAAACCTCTGGCATCGGCGATTGGGCGACGCTTGTTTTGCGGCGCAGCCTGCCGAATTGATCGGTATTTGATACAAAATACTTGTTTCCAAGCGGCTTTTTAGCGATCTTTGGGGCGTCTCTGTGGTGTAGTGGTAGGATTGTTTTTCATGGTGCAGGTGAACACCCCTTTTGAAAAGCGCTTGAAGCATATCATGCGCAAACATGACCAACTTGCCAAAGGTGCGGTCAAAACGGTGACCTCGGACGGGCTGATCGTGCTGAAGCCACGGGCCTACCGGCCAAAATTTCCGCTGCGCGGCATCATCGTCGTTTTGGTTGCGGGCTTTGCCTTCAAGGGTGTGTTATTGGCCAGCATTGGTGATGCGGCCTATGCCGCGCAGGTGGCGGATCTTGCGCAGGGCGGCATGGTGGACCGGATCGGGGCATGGGTCATGCAGATCGACGCCGCGACGATGCTGATCGCGGATTTCATATCCTCCCATCTGGGTGACATGATCTGAACGCAAAAAACCGCACTGTCACCAGCGCGGTCATGGCGGCGATGGCCTTGGGGTCAGCGGGCGGCGCGGGTCGCGATCATGTCGATGTCACCGATGCACAGACCGATATCATCAAGTTCGCGCGCCGACAGTTTGGACAGCGCGTTGCGGGTGATGCGGGCGTCGTTCCATGCGGCCAAAGTGGCGATGATGGAAACAAAGAAACGGATTGTGCGTCCGGCGGACAAGCCGACAGTCGCCCGGTTGGTTGCGTAAGTGGCCATGGCCATGATCCTTGTACATGCTGCTTTGCAGCGAAAATCTGATAGCCAGCATCTAGGAGCCTTTCGCGCACCGCACCAGAGTTGATTTTGCATAAGTCATATGCGTTTTTAGAATGCCTAATTTTTATGCAAAAGATCAGCCAAAGGGCTTTATTCATTGGGCTTGGGCGCATCGCGTAGACCGGTCAAAACCCGGCCCACTGGCGGCCTGCGCCGCGATGCCTTGGCAAAGGCGCTTGGTTTTTGTTCGCCTTTTGTGCTAGCCTTCGGCCAAGCAAGAACAAGGGGCAAGCAATGCGCGTATTGGGGATAGATCCGGGCCTGCGGAACATGGGCTGGGGGCTGATCGACGTGGCCGGATCGCGGATCACCCATGTCGCCAATGGCATCGCCCATTCGACGGGCGCTGATCTGGCGATGCGGCTGTTGTCGCTGCATGACCAGCTGAGCGCGATGATCGCCTTGCATGCCCCGACCGCGGCGGCTGTGGAACAGACATTCGTCAACAAGGATGGTGTCGGCACGTTGAAACTGGGGCAGGCGCGCGGCATCGCGCTGCTGGTCACGGCGCAGGCGGGGCTGACCATCGGGGAATATGCGCCCAATGCGGTGAAAAAGGCCGTGGTCGGTGTGGGCCATGCCGATAAGGTGCAGATCGCGCATATGGTGAAATTGCAACTGCCCGGCGTGGCGCTGGCGGGGCCTGACGCCGCCGATGCGCTGGCGATCGCGATCTGCCATGCGCATCATCTGCAATCGGCCAATCGGTTGACCCAAGCGCTTGCAAAGGCCAGCGCATGATCGGGAAAATCGCCGGACGGCTGGAATACCGCAGCACCGACCACGTGCTGATCGACGTGCGCGGCGTGGGTTATCTGGTCTATGTCTCTGAGCGCGTGATGGCCAGCCTGCCGCGCAACGGCGAGGCGGTGGCGCTTTATACCGACCTGCTGGTGCGCGAGGACCTGATGCAGCTGTTCGGGTTTACCACGCTGGTGGAAAAGGAATGGCACCGTCTGTTGATGTCGGTGCAGGGGATTGGGGCGAAAGCCTCGCTTGCGATCCTCGGGGCGCTGGGCGCGGATGGTGTCAGCCGCGCCATCGCACTTGGCGATTGGAATGCCGTGGCCAAGGCCAAGGGCGTGGGGCCAAAGACCGCGCAGCGCGTGATCATCGAACTCAAAGACAAGGCCCCCGGTATCATGGCGCTGGGTGGCAGCGTGACCGCCGCGACAGGCGATGAGGTGATCGAGGCCGACCCCGCCCCCGCGCCCCGCGCCACCCCGCAACCCGCCAGCACTGCGCAGGCCGATGCAATGTCGGCGCTGGCCAATCTGGGTTATGCGCCCGGTGATGCGGCCAGCGCTGTGGCGCAGGCTTTGGGCGCTGATCCGCAGGCGGATGCAGGTGCATTGATCCGCGCCGCCTTGAAGCTCTTGGCGCCTAAGGGCTAGATGGGCGGATGACCCAGCCCGACCCCACCCTGCGCCCCGACCGCCAGCCCGAGGATGCCGACCGCGCCCTGCGGCCGCAGACCTTGGACGAATTCATCGGCCAGCGCGAGGCGCGGGCGAACCTCAAGGTCTTTATCGAAAGCGCGCGCCGCCGGGGCGAGGCGATGGATCACACGCTGTTCCACGGCCCCCCCGGTCTGGGCAAGACGACGTTGGCGCAGATCATGGCGCGCGAATTGGGTGTCGGCTTTCGCATGACATCGGGGCCGGTCTTGGCCAAGGCGGGCGATCTGGCCGCGATCCTGACCAATCTCGAAGCCCGCGACGTGCTGTTCATCGACGAAATCCATCGGCTGAACCCTGCGGTGGAAGAGGTGCTTTATCCCGCATTGGAAGATTTCGCGCTGGATCTGGTGATCGGCGAAGGGCCTGCCGCGCGCACGGTGCGGATTGAACTCCAGCCTTTCACGCTGGTGGGGGCGACCACGCGGATGGGCCTGCTGACCACGCCTTTGCGCGACCGGTTCGGCATTCCGACACGGCTGGAATTCTACACGCAGGACGAATTGCACCTGATCGTCACCCGCGCCGCCCGCCTGCTGGGCGCGCCCGCTGCTGATGAGGGCGCGCGCGAGATCGCCCGCCGCGCACGCGGCACGCCGCGGATCGCGGGGCGGTTGCTGCGCCGCGTCGTGGATTTCGCCATCGTCGAGGGTGACGGCACCGTCACGCAGGAAATTGCCGATATGGCGCTGAACCGGCTGGGGGTTGATAATCTGGGGCTGGATCAGGCCGACCGGCGCTATCTGCGCCTGATCGCCGAAAGCTATGCCGGCGGGCCTGTCGGGATCGAGACCCTGTCCGCCGCCCTCTCTGAGAGCCGCGATTCTCTGGAAGATGTGATCGAGCCTTATTTGCTGCAAAAGGGCCTGATCCAGCGCACCCCGCGCGGGCGGATGCTGGCGCAGGCCGCTTGGACCCATCTGGGGCTGGATGCGCCGAAACCAGCGGGACAAGGCAGATTGTTCGATGAATGATCCACGCAGCATCGACGCGCTAAGTGATTTGTCCGAGGCCGTCTCTGACATTTATGCCAAGAGGTTTGGGATTGACCGCAATACTGTCTGGCACTTGGCCAAGCTGACCGAGGAACTGGGCGAATTGCAGGCAGCGTTTCTGAAACGGAACGGGCAGGGACGGACGGCGCAGGATGTGCAGGCGCTTCAAACCGCGATGGAGGATGAGGTCGCGGATCTGTTCGCGCAGATTCTGTTGTTCGCGCGGTGGCAGAATATCGATATTCCCACTGCAATTGCCCGCAAATGGGGCCAATACCTGCCCCCGCCGCGACAAACGGAAGAATGATGACCGACCTTACCCCCTATTTCACCCGCTCTGACGGTGCCTATGTCTTTGCCCGCTGGGGGCGGCCCATCGTGCCGGTGGTCTTTGGTGTCGATGATGCGACGCTGTCGCTGTTCAAAGGCGCGATCGAGGCGGTGGTCGTGCTGGCCAATCACAAGATGGACGAGGTCGATACCGAACTGGGTGCCAATCTGATGGTGTTTTTCTGCCGCGACTGGGCGGAACTGACCGAGGTGCCGCATCTGGACCGGCTGGTGCCTGACCTTGCGCCGCTGGTGACACGTTTGCAGCAGGCGGATGCCAACCAATACCGGATCTTTCGCTTTGATGATGCCGGCGGGATCAAGGCGGCCTTTGTCTTTCTGCGGCTCGATGCGCATCTGGAACAGGTGCCCGCCGATACGCTGGCGCTCAGCCAAGCGGCGCAGGTGATCCTGCTCTGGTCCGATCTGGCCTTTACCGACATCCCACCGCTGGCGCTGATCGATGGCAAGGCCGTGCTGCGCCCCGAGGTGGCGGATGTGATCCGTGCGGCCTATGACCCGGTCATGCCAATAGCCGCGCGCGACCCGGCCCATGCCCTGCGCCTTGCGGCCCGTGTCCAAAGGCCAAGCTGATGCATCTGTTCGATCTGCGCGTCTATTACGAGGATACCGATCTGGCGGGGATCGTCTATTACGCCAATTACCTCAAATTCATCGAACGCGCCCGCAGTGAATGGGTCCGCGCCCTTGGCATCGACCAGACACAGATGAAGGCCCAAGGGCTGGTTTTCGCCGTCCGCAGGGTCGAGGCGGATTACCTCTCGCCCGCATATTATGATGATCAGCTTTGCGTCGAAACGCATGTTCTGCCCGGTTCGGGTGCGCGCTTGGTCCTGCGGCAGGATGTCAAACGCGGCGAGGCCGTGCTGTTTTCGGCCGTCGTGACCATCATCTGCATGACCATTGATGGCACGATTACCCGGCTACCGGCGGCGATCCGCCAAGCCTTGGGGTTAAAATAGTGGCAAATTCGGCTTTGTGATGCCGGTTTGGTTGGATTTGCCTTATGCTTTGCGCTAATGATGGGCGTAATTGAGCCCGAACACGGGCCGTCAGGCAGAGCAGGCACATGGAAGTAGCACACGAATTCACAATGTGGGCGTTGTTCGCGCGCGCCACGATCATCGTCCAGCTGGTGATGATCATGCTGGTCCTCGCATCGGTGTGGTGCTGGGCGATCATCATTGACAAGACGCGCCAGTTTCGCGCCGCACGGGCCGAAGCGGATATTTTTGACCGGGCCTTTTGGTCGGGCGAGCCGCTGGACCAGCTGTTTGAACAGATCGGTCCTGATCCCGATGGGGCCTCTGAAAAGGTCTTTGCCGCTGGCATGAATGAATGGCGCCGGTCCCACCGGCAGGATGGCGGGCTGATCGCGGGGGCTACGGCGCGGATCGACCGGTCGATGGATGTGGCCATCGCCAAAGAAGCGGGCGCTCTGCAAAAAAGCCTGCCGGTGCTGGCCACGGTCGGGGCGGTTGCGCCTTTCGTGGGTTTGTTCGGCACGGTCTGGGGCATCATGAACGCCTTTATCGAGATCGCCGAGCAGCAGAACACCAGCCTTGCGGTCGTCGCGCCGGGGATCGCAGAGGCGCTTTTGGCGACGGGTCTTGGCCTTTTGGCGGCTATCCCGGCGGTGATCTATTACAACAAGCTATCTGCCGACAGCGACCGGATCGTGGCGGGCTATGAGGCTTTTGCCGACGAATTCTCGACCATCCTCAGCCGCCAGTTGGATAGCTGACATGGGGGCCGGGGTCATGAAGGCGCGTGGCGGTGGCGGCAGAGGCCGCAGGCGCAGCCGTGGCGGGCAGCCACCGATGTCCGAAATCAACGTCACCCCCTTTGTCGATGTGATGATGGTGTTGTTGATCATCTTCATGGTGGCCGCACCTTTGTCGGTTGTCGGCGTGCCGGTGGATTTGCCGCGCACGGCGGCCACGGCCCTTGCAGGTGATGAAGAAGAACCGCTGACCGTCACCATCACCGCCCAAGGCATCGTGATGATCCAGGAAACCGAAGTGCCGCCCGCCGATCTGGTCACCCGCCTGCGCGGAATCGCTGCGGAACGGACCAGCAACAAGATCTTTCTGCGCGCCGATGGCGCCAATGCATGGAACCGCGTGGCCGAGGTGATGGGCGCGCTGAATGCGGGCGGATTTTCCGACATCGGCCTTGTGACGGATATTGGCGGCCCAACCTTTGACGGTGCCGACGGATAAGATGCAGACGCCGGGCACGTATATCTCTGCGGTCGGTCATGTGGGGTTGATCGGCTGGCTTCTGCTGGGGTGGGGGATGCAATCGCAGCCACTGCCGATGCAGGTCATGGATGTCTCGGTCATGTCGGGCGAAGAATTTGACCAAATGATGGCGGCCCGCACGCCGGAACCGGGCGATGCCCCGCCCACAGACCCGCCCACAGACCCGGTGCAGCCTGTCATCGCAGAAACGCCGCCGCCCGTGGTGGACATGCCGCCGGAACCCGCGCCGCCGCCTGAACCGCAGCCCGCACCGCCCGTGCCCGCACCACCGCCCGCCGATGTGACAGATGCCGCACCTGTCGCGCCGCCGCCGCCTGCCGTGCCAGAGCCAGCGCCCGACCTGCCGCCCAGCAATGACCCGACCCAGGCCCCTGCGAACCGGATCGCCGCGACCCCGACAGCACCGCCGCCGCCCGATGCGCAGGTCTCTGACATCGCGCGCGATGCCGTGGTGCCCGATGACAGCGCTCCGGCCGAGGTCGCCATGCCCGAACAAGAGGCTACCGCCCCCGAACAGACCGCGACCGAGATCGTCATCGCCGATGAACGTCCGCGCGGTGCCGTGACAACATCCCTGCGGCCCATCGCGCGCCCCGCGCGTCCGGCGCCGCCTGTTGCCACGCCAGAGCCCCAGACAGCCACCGAACCGGCACCAGCGCCAGCACCAGTGCCGGACACCAGCGATGCCGTCGCCGATGCCCTGGCCGCCGCTGTCGCCAGCAGCGCCGCCCCCGCCGTGCAGGCTGGCCCGCCGATGACGGGGTCCGAGCGCGACAGTTTCCGGATCGCTGTGAACAGCTGCTGGAACGTGGACCCCGGCTCTGTCGCGGCGCGTGTGATCATCGAGGTCGGCTTTACCCTGACCCGCGAAGGGCTGATCGAGGGGGAGCCGCGTCTGTTATCGTCTGACGGTGACCAATCTGCCACAAATACGGCCTTCGAGGCGGCCCGCCGCGCGATCCTGCGCTGTCAACGTGGCGGATATCAGCTTCCGGCTGATAAATATGACCAGTGGCGCGAAGTTGTGATTACATTCGACCCCAGCGGTATGCGATTGAGATAACAGAACCACCAAGACGGGTGCGCGCCGCTTTGGCAGATCGCCCGTGACGACCAGGAATGATGCTTTCGGCACATAGAACCGGCAGCGAAAGAGGCAGAGATGATGAAAAGAATTTTGACGTTGCTGATCGCCCTGATTGTTGCGGGCCCCGCCTTGGCGCAGGGCGGCCCGTTGCGGCTGACGATCACCGATGGGGTGATCGAGCCGATCACCTTTGCCGCGCCGACATTCGAGGCGGAAACGCCGCAGGCGGGCCAGCTTGCCACCGAGCTGACGCGCCTTGTCGCGCAGAACCTGTCCGGCACCGGGCTGTTCCGCGAAGTACCGGCCAGTGCCTTCATCTCGCAGGTCAATGCTTTTGCGCAGCCGGTCGCCTTTGCCGATTGGCGTGCAGTCAATGCGCAGGCGCTGGTGATCGGCGCAGTCAGCGTCACTGGCGATCAGGTCAATGTGAAATTCCGCCTGTTCGATGTCTTTTCCGGCCAAGAGCTGGGCAGCGGGCTGCAATTTGCCGGCACGACCGCAGGCTGGCGGCGGATGGGGCATAAAGTGTCCGATGCCGTCTATAGCCGGATCACCGGCGAAGGCGGCTATTTTGACAGCCGCGTGGTCTTTGTCGCGGAAAGCGGCCCCAAGGATAACCGGCTCAAGCGGTTGGCGGTGATGGATTATGACGGCGTCAACATCCAGTTCCTGACCGACAGCAGCAGCATCGTTCTGGCGCCACGGTTTTCGCCGCGCGGTGATCAGGTGCTTTACACCAGTTTTGAATCCGGTTTTCCGCGCATCAACCTGCTGGATGTCGCCAATGTCGCGCGCCGCCAGATCGCCACAGCCCCTGGCGAGATGTCATTCAGCCCGCGGTTTTCGCGCGATGGGCGGCAGGTGATCTATAGCCTGTCCAATGGTGCGACGACCGATATCTACCGCACCGATCTGGACACGGGCCAGCATGTGCGCCTGACCGCGACACCCTCGATCGACACCGCCCCCAGCCTGTCGCCTGATGGATCGCAGATCGTGTTTGAAAGCGACCGTTCGGGCAGCCAGCAGCTTTATATCATGTCCTCCTCTGGCGGCGATGCGCGCCGGATCTCTTTTGGTGAGGGTCGCTATAGCACGCCGGTCTGGTCGCCGCGCGGTGACCTGGTGGCCTTTACCAAGCAGAATGCAGGGCGGTTCCACATTGGCGTGATGCGCACCGATGGGTCCGAGGAACGTTTGCTGACCTCGTCCTTTCTGGACGAAGGGCCGACATGGTCGCCCAATGGCCGCGTCATCATGTTCACCCGTGAAACCCAAGGGGCCGATGGGGCAAGCGCGCTTTACTCGGTCGATATCTCGGGGCGCAACCTGCGCGCTGTCCCGATCCAGAGCGCCGCATCCGATGCCTCTTGGGGACCGTTACAACCCTGACCGGACGGCACAAGCCGTTCCCAGACCCCGATTGCCATGCTATACTGATGAAAATGAGCAGATAAACAGGATCACCCTATGAAGATGATGACAAAGGCGACAATCTTGCTTTTGGTGCTGGCAACCGCAGCCTGTACCAACCCCAATCGTTTTGGGGCCGGTGGCGCAGGCGGTGCCGGTGCTGACGGTTTCGGCGCAGCGGCCGGGATGGCGGGGTCCGCCAGCGACCCGCGCAGCCCGATGTTTTTCAACCAGACCGTCGGGGACCGCGTCCTGTTCGCCGTTGACCAATCCACGATCAGCCCCGAAGGCCGCACCATTCTGGATGGGCAGGCGCAATGGCTGCTGACCAATGCCGATTACCGCGCAATCATCGAAGGCCATGCAGACGAGCAGGGCACACGCGAATATAACCTTGCCCTTGGTTTCCGCCGCGCCAATGCCGTGCGCGAATATCTGGTGTCGCGCGGCGTGCCGTCATCGCGCCTCGAAGTGACCAGCTATGGCAAGGAACGCCCTGTCGAGGTTTGCTCGAACGAGGCTTGCTATGCCAAGAACCGCAGGGCTGTGACAGTTCTGTCCTTTTCGGCCATGACCAGCTGATCCAGACCGGGGCCCCATGATGCTGCACCGTATTCTTGCCGTTTGTGCCGTTCTGCTGGCCCCTTTGCCTGCCGCAGCGCAGGACCAG from Yoonia vestfoldensis encodes the following:
- a CDS encoding MFS transporter gives rise to the protein MQIIRLDNTPTLPPWRRPIALLFVMAMAMPVAFATWSALLNNFVIELAAFDGADIGWLHSVREIPGFLAIGVIALIMFIREQVLGLVALVMLGAATAVTAQFPSLAGILTVTMLSSIGFHYYETVNQSLQLQWIDKKKAPQTLGWLLSAGSAATLVVYLLIVLTWDRLGLSFSLVYWLSGGFTALVAVFCLLAYPQFESPHPQNKRMVLRQRYWLYYALQFMSGARRQIFVVFAGFMMVEKFGFTVADITRLFMFTLLVNMIAAPFLGRLVQVFGERRAMVIEYVGLTGVFFAYGGLYYFGWGVALATGLYIINHIFFSLALAMKTYFQKIADPADIAPTAAVAFTINHIAAVFLPALLGYVWLTDPGYVFMLAAAMALASLGLSLLIPRHPGPGHETVFQSRLLVAAE
- the msrA gene encoding peptide-methionine (S)-S-oxide reductase MsrA, with the translated sequence MFFMKSAKSEMVTPDAALKGRAHPIPTATTHFVYGTPISADVPAGMEVAMFGMGCFWGVERMFWKLDGVQSTMVGYAGGYTPNAIYEEVCTGQTGHNEVVRVVYDPSVISYDQLLQVFWEGHDPTQGMRQGNDRGTQYRSGIYTFNAAQKQAAEASRDAFAPRLTQAGYGAITTEIIDAPTFYFAEDYHQQYLAKNPNGYCGIGGTGVTCPIGVGA
- a CDS encoding 50S ribosomal protein L11 methyltransferase; translated protein: MTTYTALTIMPGEDAAYALSEALEQLDPAPIGTGVFEIEDGSGLWEVAAYTTDRPDAGALAVLAALHGAKPFTISEVPDQDWVSKVQRDLAPVPAGRFFVYGAHDADKVPEGSIPLLIEAAMAFGTGHHGTTLGCLLAFEEVLGMGFSGGRILDLGCGTAVLAMAAAKVLGGPVLASDIDPVAIDVARANVTANGLAGQVDCLVAAGFGGGDPRMTGPFDLIFANILKGPLIALAPEIGGNTRPGGYLILSGLLNEQAAEVARVYASNGFDLCKTSGIGDWATLVLRRSLPN
- a CDS encoding DUF1127 domain-containing protein; protein product: MAMATYATNRATVGLSAGRTIRFFVSIIATLAAWNDARITRNALSKLSARELDDIGLCIGDIDMIATRAAR
- the ruvC gene encoding crossover junction endodeoxyribonuclease RuvC, which produces MRVLGIDPGLRNMGWGLIDVAGSRITHVANGIAHSTGADLAMRLLSLHDQLSAMIALHAPTAAAVEQTFVNKDGVGTLKLGQARGIALLVTAQAGLTIGEYAPNAVKKAVVGVGHADKVQIAHMVKLQLPGVALAGPDAADALAIAICHAHHLQSANRLTQALAKASA
- the ruvA gene encoding Holliday junction branch migration protein RuvA; translated protein: MIGKIAGRLEYRSTDHVLIDVRGVGYLVYVSERVMASLPRNGEAVALYTDLLVREDLMQLFGFTTLVEKEWHRLLMSVQGIGAKASLAILGALGADGVSRAIALGDWNAVAKAKGVGPKTAQRVIIELKDKAPGIMALGGSVTAATGDEVIEADPAPAPRATPQPASTAQADAMSALANLGYAPGDAASAVAQALGADPQADAGALIRAALKLLAPKG
- the ruvB gene encoding Holliday junction branch migration DNA helicase RuvB; the encoded protein is MTQPDPTLRPDRQPEDADRALRPQTLDEFIGQREARANLKVFIESARRRGEAMDHTLFHGPPGLGKTTLAQIMARELGVGFRMTSGPVLAKAGDLAAILTNLEARDVLFIDEIHRLNPAVEEVLYPALEDFALDLVIGEGPAARTVRIELQPFTLVGATTRMGLLTTPLRDRFGIPTRLEFYTQDELHLIVTRAARLLGAPAADEGAREIARRARGTPRIAGRLLRRVVDFAIVEGDGTVTQEIADMALNRLGVDNLGLDQADRRYLRLIAESYAGGPVGIETLSAALSESRDSLEDVIEPYLLQKGLIQRTPRGRMLAQAAWTHLGLDAPKPAGQGRLFDE
- a CDS encoding MazG nucleotide pyrophosphohydrolase domain-containing protein; its protein translation is MNDPRSIDALSDLSEAVSDIYAKRFGIDRNTVWHLAKLTEELGELQAAFLKRNGQGRTAQDVQALQTAMEDEVADLFAQILLFARWQNIDIPTAIARKWGQYLPPPRQTEE
- the ybgC gene encoding tol-pal system-associated acyl-CoA thioesterase yields the protein MHLFDLRVYYEDTDLAGIVYYANYLKFIERARSEWVRALGIDQTQMKAQGLVFAVRRVEADYLSPAYYDDQLCVETHVLPGSGARLVLRQDVKRGEAVLFSAVVTIICMTIDGTITRLPAAIRQALGLK
- the tolQ gene encoding protein TolQ, which gives rise to MEVAHEFTMWALFARATIIVQLVMIMLVLASVWCWAIIIDKTRQFRAARAEADIFDRAFWSGEPLDQLFEQIGPDPDGASEKVFAAGMNEWRRSHRQDGGLIAGATARIDRSMDVAIAKEAGALQKSLPVLATVGAVAPFVGLFGTVWGIMNAFIEIAEQQNTSLAVVAPGIAEALLATGLGLLAAIPAVIYYNKLSADSDRIVAGYEAFADEFSTILSRQLDS
- a CDS encoding ExbD/TolR family protein produces the protein MGAGVMKARGGGGRGRRRSRGGQPPMSEINVTPFVDVMMVLLIIFMVAAPLSVVGVPVDLPRTAATALAGDEEEPLTVTITAQGIVMIQETEVPPADLVTRLRGIAAERTSNKIFLRADGANAWNRVAEVMGALNAGGFSDIGLVTDIGGPTFDGADG
- a CDS encoding energy transducer TonB — translated: MQTPGTYISAVGHVGLIGWLLLGWGMQSQPLPMQVMDVSVMSGEEFDQMMAARTPEPGDAPPTDPPTDPVQPVIAETPPPVVDMPPEPAPPPEPQPAPPVPAPPPADVTDAAPVAPPPPAVPEPAPDLPPSNDPTQAPANRIAATPTAPPPPDAQVSDIARDAVVPDDSAPAEVAMPEQEATAPEQTATEIVIADERPRGAVTTSLRPIARPARPAPPVATPEPQTATEPAPAPAPVPDTSDAVADALAAAVASSAAPAVQAGPPMTGSERDSFRIAVNSCWNVDPGSVAARVIIEVGFTLTREGLIEGEPRLLSSDGDQSATNTAFEAARRAILRCQRGGYQLPADKYDQWREVVITFDPSGMRLR
- the tolB gene encoding Tol-Pal system beta propeller repeat protein TolB codes for the protein MMKRILTLLIALIVAGPALAQGGPLRLTITDGVIEPITFAAPTFEAETPQAGQLATELTRLVAQNLSGTGLFREVPASAFISQVNAFAQPVAFADWRAVNAQALVIGAVSVTGDQVNVKFRLFDVFSGQELGSGLQFAGTTAGWRRMGHKVSDAVYSRITGEGGYFDSRVVFVAESGPKDNRLKRLAVMDYDGVNIQFLTDSSSIVLAPRFSPRGDQVLYTSFESGFPRINLLDVANVARRQIATAPGEMSFSPRFSRDGRQVIYSLSNGATTDIYRTDLDTGQHVRLTATPSIDTAPSLSPDGSQIVFESDRSGSQQLYIMSSSGGDARRISFGEGRYSTPVWSPRGDLVAFTKQNAGRFHIGVMRTDGSEERLLTSSFLDEGPTWSPNGRVIMFTRETQGADGASALYSVDISGRNLRAVPIQSAASDASWGPLQP
- the pal gene encoding peptidoglycan-associated lipoprotein Pal, which encodes MKMMTKATILLLVLATAACTNPNRFGAGGAGGAGADGFGAAAGMAGSASDPRSPMFFNQTVGDRVLFAVDQSTISPEGRTILDGQAQWLLTNADYRAIIEGHADEQGTREYNLALGFRRANAVREYLVSRGVPSSRLEVTSYGKERPVEVCSNEACYAKNRRAVTVLSFSAMTS